A genomic region of Streptomyces sp. NBC_00247 contains the following coding sequences:
- a CDS encoding phthiocerol/phthiodiolone dimycocerosyl transferase family protein — MAERLLAPHEAAIHTAGVRVVLQSTVEGALDEEALAQALAHLYAGCPLLGARIVPDRDGRAVVRTGEVGRGPVLGRGADFEEEINAPQLWEEDPLLRMTLLREPGRTRVVLTLPRAFVDGMSYLDLHHRLWDIYSALATGHPLPPLPQFPVLGPSLDDLLAARFTPEGLRDFVAARARLDAQEPPALVPALASHEGGPGPHPAFRLIGIDTGADHSARLAQAARDASLTLNSLVSGVLLTSLHSLLPPAPGPRPVLCTTAVDMRRRLSPPLPAGLLQSAATTATLRLRIGETDHPATVGQEVAAQLRAALDSGDAARELAAFPYMLDQHPPSLVITNVGTITAPAVVGGLHVTGVRLAPLGHVPVIFAVVSRYQGRLAVDLSYSTAWYTDQQIQKFARRVSAGMENLLRTA, encoded by the coding sequence ATGGCTGAACGTCTGCTCGCTCCGCACGAGGCGGCCATCCATACGGCCGGTGTGCGGGTCGTTCTGCAGAGCACGGTCGAGGGCGCCCTGGACGAGGAGGCTCTCGCCCAGGCACTCGCCCACCTGTACGCGGGCTGTCCCTTGCTGGGAGCGCGCATCGTCCCAGACCGAGACGGTCGGGCTGTCGTCCGTACCGGGGAGGTCGGCCGCGGCCCGGTCCTGGGGCGCGGTGCGGATTTCGAAGAGGAGATCAACGCACCCCAGCTCTGGGAGGAGGACCCGCTGCTGCGGATGACCCTGCTGCGGGAGCCGGGGCGTACCCGGGTGGTGCTGACCCTGCCGCGGGCGTTCGTCGACGGAATGAGCTACCTGGACCTCCACCACCGGCTGTGGGACATCTACAGCGCACTGGCCACGGGGCACCCGCTTCCCCCGCTCCCGCAGTTCCCGGTGCTCGGGCCTTCGCTCGACGACCTGCTCGCCGCCCGGTTCACCCCTGAAGGGCTGAGGGACTTCGTGGCCGCGCGGGCACGCCTCGACGCGCAAGAACCTCCCGCACTTGTGCCTGCACTGGCCTCCCACGAGGGCGGCCCCGGCCCTCACCCTGCCTTCCGCCTGATCGGCATCGATACCGGTGCCGACCACAGCGCACGCCTGGCCCAGGCGGCCCGCGACGCATCGCTCACCCTCAACTCCCTGGTCTCCGGAGTCCTGCTGACCAGCCTGCACTCCCTGCTCCCGCCTGCACCGGGACCGCGGCCGGTGCTGTGCACGACCGCGGTGGACATGCGACGCCGGCTCTCCCCGCCTCTGCCCGCCGGCCTCCTGCAGTCCGCCGCCACCACGGCCACCCTGCGCCTGCGGATCGGGGAGACGGACCACCCCGCCACGGTCGGCCAGGAGGTCGCCGCACAGTTGCGGGCGGCACTGGACAGCGGGGATGCGGCACGGGAGCTTGCCGCGTTCCCGTACATGCTCGACCAGCACCCGCCCAGCCTCGTCATCACCAACGTCGGCACCATCACCGCCCCTGCAGTGGTCGGCGGACTGCATGTCACCGGTGTGCGTCTGGCCCCGCTCGGACACGTCCCCGTGATCTTCGCCGTTGTCAGCCGCTACCAGGGCCGCTTGGCCGTCGACCTCTCCTACAGCACCGCCTGGTACACCGACCAGCAGATCCAGAAGTTCGCCCGCCGAGTATCGGCCGGAATGGAGAACCTCTTGAGGACGGCTTAG
- a CDS encoding carbohydrate-binding module family 14 protein: MLKKILIASMLTATATTGFASPVMAADPAPHSADATLSADAPADAPAGSRRHTIGRCSPGLLFDSIKLTCDYAGLVEPS; this comes from the coding sequence GTGCTCAAGAAGATCCTTATCGCTTCGATGCTCACGGCCACCGCCACCACGGGATTCGCTTCCCCTGTCATGGCCGCCGACCCCGCACCACACAGCGCCGACGCAACCCTCTCCGCCGACGCACCCGCCGACGCGCCGGCCGGCTCACGCAGGCACACCATCGGACGCTGCTCGCCCGGGCTGCTCTTCGACTCGATCAAGCTGACCTGCGACTACGCGGGACTTGTCGAACCCAGCTGA
- a CDS encoding cold-shock protein gives MPRGTVKWYNAEKGYGAIDPDDGGAEVFVHHSAINGSGFRDLDEGQAVEFEVTNGPKGPEAENVTSA, from the coding sequence ATGCCGAGGGGAACGGTGAAGTGGTACAACGCGGAGAAGGGCTACGGAGCCATCGACCCGGACGACGGCGGTGCTGAGGTGTTCGTCCACCACTCTGCGATCAACGGTTCCGGCTTCCGCGACCTCGACGAGGGCCAGGCCGTCGAGTTCGAGGTCACCAACGGGCCCAAGGGCCCGGAGGCCGAGAACGTGACAAGCGCCTGA
- a CDS encoding cold-shock protein: MPEGKRQATGTVKWFNAEKGYGAINPDDGGAEVYVHYSAVNGFGFRNLDEGQAVEFEVTNGPKGPEAENVTSA, encoded by the coding sequence GTGCCTGAAGGGAAACGTCAGGCGACGGGAACGGTGAAGTGGTTCAACGCGGAGAAGGGCTACGGGGCCATTAACCCGGACGACGGCGGTGCGGAGGTGTACGTCCACTACTCGGCGGTCAACGGTTTCGGGTTCCGCAATCTGGATGAGGGCCAGGCGGTCGAGTTCGAAGTGACCAACGGGCCCAAGGGCCCCGAGGCGGAGAACGTCACCAGCGCCTGA
- a CDS encoding DUF6875 domain-containing protein, with amino-acid sequence MPVVEAVEEAVGWFETYLCRPHEGVGRPGAVCPFMVPALRADGVRVHVFHGGAGLDGLLSAVDAMVEVLRGDGWPTSNRALHAVVAVLPDLPQADEELLDHVQEKVRTPLAREGMMLGQFHSPCEQGAARNPGFPVSRSPIPMLALRWMALHDVLFVHDDPDRFVAYEERFGTVYRSGRTVDPLFTRLYQQAHR; translated from the coding sequence GTGCCGGTGGTGGAAGCGGTCGAGGAAGCGGTCGGTTGGTTCGAGACCTATCTGTGCCGGCCTCATGAGGGTGTGGGGCGGCCCGGGGCGGTGTGCCCGTTCATGGTCCCGGCCCTGCGCGCCGACGGTGTACGGGTCCACGTGTTCCACGGTGGTGCGGGCCTGGACGGTCTGCTGTCCGCGGTCGACGCCATGGTCGAGGTCCTGCGGGGCGATGGGTGGCCGACGTCCAACCGCGCTCTGCACGCCGTAGTCGCCGTCCTGCCCGACCTTCCCCAGGCCGACGAAGAGCTCCTGGACCACGTGCAGGAGAAGGTCAGGACACCTCTGGCCCGGGAGGGGATGATGCTCGGCCAGTTCCATTCCCCGTGCGAGCAGGGTGCCGCGCGCAACCCCGGGTTCCCGGTGTCCCGTTCCCCGATCCCGATGCTGGCGCTGCGCTGGATGGCTCTGCACGATGTCCTGTTCGTCCACGACGACCCGGACCGGTTCGTCGCCTATGAGGAGCGGTTCGGGACCGTCTACCGCTCCGGGCGCACCGTGGACCCGCTGTTCACCCGCCTCTACCAGCAGGCACACCGCTAG
- a CDS encoding argininosuccinate synthase has protein sequence MDRLQEGFRGLCGASWTLQAVDATGVAPLPGVISGGLMKIVLAYSGGLDTSVALHWLKERYDAEIIAFCADIGQIESLDTIEERALRTGASKVYVEPLTDRFLKDFALPALRAHARYENKYLVAAPLSRPLIAQRMVEIAHAEGADAVAHGATGKGNDQVRFFTSVTALDPDLRVLAPVIDWELTTRESELDYAREHSIQVPVTPDSPYSIDTNIWGTSIECGELDDIGRPPPERAWQLTADPKTAPDHPEQVTIGFESGTPVALNGQRLPLPELVHRLNAVAARHGVGRVDIVENRIVGFKTRGIYEAPAATVLMTAHQELEAIVLDRETLHHKQAMALRYAELVYYGYWFTDLRRALDAFVSSLQTAMTGDITLELFKGSHSVVARHSPSSRYSGSLATYETGDTFDHQAGAAFAYVWSLPLTRP, from the coding sequence ATGGACAGACTCCAGGAGGGGTTCCGTGGTCTGTGCGGAGCGTCCTGGACGCTGCAGGCGGTGGATGCCACCGGCGTCGCCCCCTTGCCCGGCGTCATCTCTGGAGGGCTCATGAAGATCGTGCTCGCCTATTCAGGAGGTCTGGACACCTCCGTGGCCCTGCACTGGCTCAAGGAGCGGTACGACGCCGAGATCATCGCGTTCTGCGCGGACATCGGCCAGATCGAGTCCCTGGACACGATCGAGGAACGGGCGCTGCGCACCGGCGCCTCGAAGGTGTATGTCGAGCCGCTCACCGATCGTTTCCTGAAGGACTTCGCGCTACCCGCGCTGCGGGCCCATGCCCGTTACGAGAACAAGTACCTGGTGGCCGCGCCTCTCTCGCGTCCGCTGATCGCTCAGCGGATGGTCGAGATCGCCCATGCGGAGGGGGCGGACGCGGTCGCCCACGGGGCGACGGGCAAGGGCAACGACCAGGTGCGCTTCTTCACCAGTGTCACCGCTCTCGATCCCGATCTGCGGGTCTTGGCACCCGTCATCGACTGGGAACTGACCACCCGGGAGTCGGAGCTCGACTACGCCCGGGAACACAGCATCCAGGTGCCGGTCACCCCCGACAGCCCTTACAGCATCGACACCAACATCTGGGGCACCAGCATCGAGTGCGGCGAACTGGACGACATCGGCCGGCCACCACCGGAACGTGCCTGGCAGCTCACCGCCGACCCCAAGACAGCCCCGGACCACCCGGAGCAAGTCACCATCGGGTTCGAGTCCGGGACCCCCGTCGCCCTCAACGGGCAGAGGCTCCCCCTTCCCGAGCTCGTGCACCGGCTCAACGCCGTCGCCGCACGGCACGGAGTAGGCCGCGTCGACATCGTCGAGAACCGCATCGTCGGCTTCAAGACCCGCGGCATCTACGAAGCGCCCGCCGCAACCGTGCTGATGACCGCGCACCAGGAACTCGAAGCGATCGTCCTCGACCGCGAAACACTCCACCACAAACAGGCCATGGCCCTGCGCTACGCCGAACTCGTCTACTACGGCTACTGGTTCACCGACCTGCGCCGCGCCCTGGACGCCTTCGTCTCCAGCCTCCAGACCGCCATGACCGGCGACATCACCCTGGAGCTGTTCAAAGGCTCGCACAGCGTTGTCGCCCGGCACTCCCCCAGCTCCCGCTACAGCGGATCCCTGGCCACCTACGAAACCGGCGACACCTTTGATCACCAGGCAGGCGCCGCCTTCGCCTACGTATGGTCCCTCCCCCTGACCCGGCCATGA
- a CDS encoding chaplin family protein, protein MVDSQAQGPSRIGRTSARAAVLGAVAGVALLPAGAAQANVVGVGNAAFGNTCIAQGGAQNAGATVAGSGAVSGNHIGLPLHLGRNQCGNSGIVCTVLFRPAE, encoded by the coding sequence ATGGTGGATTCGCAGGCGCAGGGACCCAGCCGTATCGGCCGTACGAGTGCACGGGCAGCTGTTCTGGGGGCGGTGGCCGGTGTGGCTCTGCTGCCGGCGGGTGCCGCCCAGGCGAACGTCGTCGGTGTCGGGAACGCCGCGTTCGGCAACACCTGCATCGCCCAGGGCGGTGCGCAGAACGCCGGCGCGACCGTGGCCGGCAGCGGGGCGGTGAGTGGCAACCACATCGGGCTGCCGCTGCATCTGGGACGCAACCAGTGCGGCAACAGCGGCATCGTCTGCACGGTCCTGTTCCGCCCGGCCGAGTGA
- a CDS encoding EF-hand domain-containing protein codes for MVTAAPDIIATKLGRSFAALDSDHDGHLDRSDYQRLADRYLTAYHLGPDDRRARALHAFFQTYWLELLRHADVQGDRLSRDQYVDAVRRASADTSRLNVADGLGHVLFDVIDVNGDNEISREEYIRFLTDVWAIEEADALQAFRTLDTSGDDTVSRPEFLRAIRQHFLLNDPDAPGSLFFGSA; via the coding sequence ATGGTCACCGCCGCACCCGACATCATCGCCACGAAGCTGGGCCGCTCCTTCGCCGCCCTGGACAGCGACCATGACGGTCACCTCGACCGGTCGGACTACCAGCGGCTCGCCGACCGCTACCTCACCGCCTACCACCTCGGCCCCGACGACCGCCGCGCCCGCGCCCTCCACGCCTTCTTCCAGACTTACTGGCTGGAGCTGCTGCGTCACGCGGATGTGCAGGGGGACCGGTTGAGCAGGGACCAGTACGTTGACGCTGTCCGTCGGGCGAGCGCCGACACGAGCCGGCTGAACGTGGCCGACGGGCTGGGGCATGTGCTCTTCGACGTGATCGACGTCAACGGCGACAACGAGATCAGCCGGGAGGAGTACATCCGCTTCCTGACTGACGTGTGGGCCATCGAAGAAGCCGACGCCCTGCAGGCGTTCAGGACTCTGGACACCAGCGGCGACGACACGGTCTCCCGTCCGGAGTTCCTCCGGGCGATCCGTCAGCACTTCCTGCTGAACGACCCGGACGCCCCGGGCAGCCTCTTCTTCGGCTCCGCCTGA
- a CDS encoding serine/threonine-protein kinase yields MGQIPSEHAEALAVVEARCGSGFRLREVTSRRGAVVWEAAGTGVRNAVKIGTGDGSAAVSRETEVLRALGWSGHLLASGRGADSAWLISRWFEGPSTWDAFTRFRENGTGHRTGLDAAIDLCRAVADLHDLGWVHADLQPDHGIHTSDGVRLIDLAWSWREGMRPPPVTGVGIDHLVPPELALRGAGDMPLPAGMAADAYTLAATLWTCVTGTWPLDYPGAGITPEHLTSDQLRTQIATGRIPLRTETPWPELQAVLRQALVSASRDRPTARDLAQTLTGLLP; encoded by the coding sequence ATGGGGCAGATTCCTTCCGAACACGCCGAGGCTCTCGCGGTGGTCGAGGCGCGTTGCGGGAGCGGCTTCCGGTTGAGGGAGGTGACGTCCCGTCGGGGGGCGGTGGTGTGGGAGGCGGCGGGTACCGGCGTGAGAAACGCCGTGAAGATCGGCACCGGCGACGGCTCGGCAGCCGTGTCCCGGGAGACCGAGGTTCTCCGGGCGCTGGGATGGTCCGGGCATCTGCTCGCTTCCGGCCGGGGAGCGGACAGCGCATGGCTGATCTCGCGGTGGTTCGAGGGCCCGTCCACCTGGGATGCCTTCACCCGCTTCCGGGAGAACGGCACCGGGCACAGGACTGGGCTCGACGCCGCGATTGACCTGTGCCGGGCGGTCGCCGACCTGCACGATCTGGGATGGGTCCACGCCGATCTCCAGCCCGACCACGGGATCCACACCTCCGACGGTGTGCGCCTGATCGACCTGGCGTGGAGCTGGCGCGAAGGCATGCGGCCACCACCGGTCACAGGGGTGGGCATCGACCATCTCGTGCCGCCCGAGCTGGCCCTGCGCGGTGCGGGCGACATGCCACTGCCCGCCGGCATGGCGGCGGATGCCTACACTCTGGCCGCCACCCTGTGGACCTGCGTCACCGGCACCTGGCCCCTGGACTACCCGGGCGCCGGAATCACACCGGAGCACCTGACGTCGGACCAGCTCCGCACCCAGATCGCCACCGGCCGCATCCCCCTGCGGACGGAGACGCCATGGCCCGAACTCCAAGCCGTCCTGCGGCAGGCCCTGGTGAGCGCGTCCCGGGACCGGCCCACAGCCCGGGACCTCGCCCAGACCCTCACCGGCCTGCTCCCCTGA
- a CDS encoding DUF6875 domain-containing protein, which produces MLVVEAVGEAARWFETYLCRPHEGVGRPGAVCPFMVPALRADSVRVHVFPGGAGLDGLLSTVGAMVEVLRGGGWPTSNRALHAVVAVLPDLPQADEELLDHVQEKVRTRLAGEGMMLGQFHARCDQGAARNPGFPVSRSPIPMLALRWMALHDVLFLHDDPDRFAAYEERFGTVYRSGRTVDPLFARLHQQARR; this is translated from the coding sequence GTGCTGGTGGTGGAAGCGGTCGGGGAAGCGGCCCGTTGGTTCGAAACCTATCTCTGCCGCCCGCACGAGGGTGTGGGGCGGCCCGGGGCGGTGTGCCCGTTCATGGTCCCGGCCCTGCGCGCCGACAGCGTACGGGTCCACGTGTTCCCCGGCGGTGCGGGCCTGGACGGTCTGCTGTCCACGGTCGGCGCGATGGTGGAGGTTCTGCGGGGTGGTGGCTGGCCGACGTCCAACCGCGCTCTGCACGCCGTAGTCGCCGTCCTGCCCGACCTTCCGCAGGCCGACGAGGAGCTCCTGGACCACGTGCAGGAGAAAGTCAGGACCCGGCTGGCCGGGGAGGGGATGATGCTCGGCCAGTTCCATGCGCGGTGCGACCAGGGTGCCGCGCGCAACCCCGGCTTTCCGGTGTCCCGCTCCCCGATCCCGATGCTGGCGCTGCGCTGGATGGCCCTGCACGATGTGCTGTTCCTCCACGACGACCCGGACCGGTTCGCCGCCTATGAGGAGCGGTTCGGGACCGTCTACCGGTCCGGGCGCACCGTGGACCCGCTGTTCGCCCGGCTCCACCAGCAGGCCCGTCGCTGA
- a CDS encoding cold-shock protein, which translates to MPTGTVKWFNAEKGYGAINPDDGGAEVYVHYSSINASGFRNLDEGQAVEYDVTDGPKGPEAENVTSA; encoded by the coding sequence ATGCCGACAGGAACGGTGAAGTGGTTCAACGCGGAGAAGGGCTACGGGGCCATCAACCCGGACGACGGCGGTGCGGAGGTGTACGTGCACTACTCGTCGATCAATGCCTCCGGGTTCCGCAATCTGGATGAGGGCCAAGCGGTCGAGTACGACGTGACCGACGGGCCGAAGGGCCCTGAGGCGGAGAACGTCACGAGTGCCTGA
- a CDS encoding DUF6233 domain-containing protein, with product MAEISDLDKNRVVEQHLVWQLRQERGRIQELERQEAEDRRRAAVAREENAWRVEPKGTGHRDYAVLHRGGCTLGRRGGLIPRAQAVLALSEDYIRCCKICTPETGLKGNQ from the coding sequence ATGGCCGAGATCTCTGACCTGGACAAAAACCGGGTGGTCGAACAGCACCTGGTGTGGCAGCTCCGGCAGGAGCGGGGGCGCATTCAGGAGCTGGAGCGGCAGGAGGCGGAGGACCGGCGGCGCGCGGCGGTCGCCCGCGAGGAGAACGCCTGGCGGGTGGAGCCGAAGGGCACCGGTCACCGCGACTACGCGGTCCTGCACCGGGGCGGCTGCACCCTCGGCCGGCGCGGCGGCCTCATCCCCCGAGCCCAGGCCGTCCTCGCGCTGAGCGAGGACTACATCCGGTGCTGCAAGATCTGCACCCCCGAAACCGGACTCAAGGGGAACCAGTAG